Proteins encoded by one window of Candidatus Falkowbacteria bacterium:
- the pheS gene encoding phenylalanine--tRNA ligase subunit alpha: MKSKLLELKKEATEQLQKLRELPLVQDLETKYLGRKGELTELLKKLPDLAIEERKELGQLANEIKLELAAKFKEAAEMLEGGKEQASVDVTLPGIQPATGHLHPMTIVTQELEELFASMGFMVLDGPELESDYYNFEALNIPKHHPARDMQDTFYVDKKNKNGEYDLVMRTQTSPMQVRAMQKYGAPLRVVIPGRCFRSEATDVRHEHTFYQLEGLMVGKDISLANMRGVLEAVAQRLYGPETKIRMRPKFYPFVEPGANGEVTCFICKGQGCRLCKNTGWLEVFGSGMVHPNVLKAGGVDPKEYQGFAFGFGLTRLVMLKYNISDIRLLQSNDLRFLEQF, encoded by the coding sequence ATGAAAAGCAAATTATTGGAATTGAAGAAGGAGGCGACCGAACAGCTGCAGAAATTGCGCGAGCTGCCTTTGGTGCAGGATTTGGAAACCAAATACCTCGGCCGCAAGGGCGAACTGACCGAGCTTTTAAAGAAGTTGCCTGACTTGGCGATCGAGGAACGCAAGGAATTGGGCCAGTTGGCCAACGAGATCAAGCTCGAATTGGCGGCCAAATTCAAGGAGGCGGCCGAGATGCTCGAAGGCGGCAAGGAGCAGGCCAGCGTCGACGTGACCCTGCCAGGCATCCAGCCGGCCACGGGGCACCTGCACCCGATGACGATCGTCACGCAGGAGCTGGAAGAGCTCTTCGCCTCGATGGGCTTCATGGTCCTCGATGGTCCAGAGCTGGAATCCGATTATTATAATTTCGAAGCATTGAATATCCCGAAGCACCACCCGGCGCGCGATATGCAGGACACTTTCTATGTCGACAAGAAGAACAAGAACGGGGAATACGACCTGGTGATGCGCACGCAGACCTCCCCGATGCAAGTCCGGGCGATGCAGAAGTACGGCGCGCCGCTGCGCGTGGTCATCCCCGGTCGCTGTTTCCGTTCCGAGGCCACCGATGTGCGCCATGAGCATACTTTCTATCAGCTCGAGGGCCTGATGGTCGGCAAGGATATCAGTCTGGCCAATATGCGGGGCGTCCTCGAGGCGGTGGCTCAGCGGCTGTACGGTCCTGAGACCAAGATTCGTATGCGCCCCAAGTTCTATCCGTTCGTCGAACCGGGAGCCAACGGCGAAGTGACTTGCTTCATCTGCAAAGGCCAAGGCTGCCGTTTGTGCAAGAACACCGGTTGGCTCGAGGTTTTCGGCTCCGGCATGGTCCATCCGAACGTGCTCAAGGCCGGCGGCGTCGATCCCAAGGAGTACCAGGGTTTCGCCTTCGGCTTCGGCCTGACCCGCTTGGTGATGCTGAAGTACAACATCAGCGATATCCGTCTGCTGCAGTCGAACGATCTGCGCTTTTTGGAGCAATTTTAA
- the recQ gene encoding DNA helicase RecQ, producing the protein MKRLLKKYFGYDEFRPLQAEIIDNVLAGRDSFVLMPTGGGKSLCYQLPALHFPGLTLVVSPLIALMKDQVDALQANGIKAEFVNSSLTASRISEICAATARGEVKILYVAPERFALKSFQEFLAGLQVSLIAVDEAHCISEWGHDFRPDYRNLNQLKKMFPSVPLIALTATATARVREDIVNQLNLGKARLFISSFDRENLKISVVEKKQAFHKLVALLGAYKKESVIIYCFSRKETEEVAANLNLNGFNARAYHAGLEANDRKLAQELFIKDKVNIIVATIAFGMGIDKPDVRLVVHYSFPKTLEGYYQEIGRAGRDGLQSECVLFYTYADARKHEFFINELEDEKLAERAREKLAQVLEYCELVTCRKKYLLRYFGEEMPSDNCGSCDTCTTERERFDATIIAQKILSAVVRTDNRFGKKYIAEVLLGRKNQKILMNKHDGLSVFGIVNDYSEHELGQLIAQLLALGYLAKSDGMYPVLSVTKKGSNLFGGQEQLVLAKPEADRVTPKAGKKGNVDYDAELFDDLRALRKALAEEANVPPFVIFGDASLREMASYFPQDEAGFSRIVGVGARKLEQFADDFLKIIRRHVRDRGLKPAEKPGKAKKEEPVIKTIRQPQFYAKTRELVIKKIPLERIAKNQNLDPGTVVNHIEKMIDAGEHLDLEYLKLPRHRYIAMKQGFAECGDERLKPVYEHLKGEYSYDELKLARLLIRL; encoded by the coding sequence TTGATGAAAGACCAGGTGGATGCCCTCCAGGCCAACGGCATCAAGGCTGAGTTCGTCAATTCGTCGCTTACCGCCTCGCGGATCAGCGAGATCTGTGCCGCCACGGCCCGGGGCGAGGTCAAGATCCTTTATGTCGCGCCGGAACGTTTCGCTTTGAAGAGCTTCCAGGAGTTCTTGGCCGGCCTCCAGGTCAGCCTGATCGCCGTCGACGAAGCGCATTGTATTTCCGAGTGGGGCCATGATTTCCGGCCGGATTACCGCAATTTGAACCAATTGAAAAAGATGTTTCCCTCGGTGCCGCTGATTGCCCTGACCGCCACGGCCACCGCCCGTGTGCGCGAGGACATCGTCAACCAGCTCAATCTGGGCAAGGCGCGGCTGTTCATCTCGAGCTTCGATCGGGAAAACCTGAAAATCAGCGTGGTCGAGAAGAAGCAGGCCTTCCACAAGCTGGTCGCCCTGCTCGGAGCCTACAAGAAAGAGTCGGTCATCATCTACTGCTTTTCGCGCAAGGAGACTGAGGAGGTGGCGGCTAACCTGAATCTGAATGGCTTCAACGCCCGCGCCTACCACGCGGGCCTCGAGGCCAACGACCGCAAGCTGGCGCAGGAATTATTTATCAAAGACAAAGTCAATATTATCGTTGCCACCATCGCCTTCGGCATGGGCATCGACAAGCCGGACGTGCGGCTGGTGGTACATTACAGCTTCCCCAAGACGCTCGAGGGCTACTATCAGGAGATTGGCCGCGCCGGCCGCGACGGCCTCCAGAGCGAGTGCGTCCTTTTCTATACTTATGCTGACGCGCGCAAGCATGAATTCTTCATCAACGAGCTTGAGGACGAGAAGTTGGCCGAGCGGGCTCGCGAGAAGCTGGCCCAGGTTTTGGAATACTGCGAACTAGTTACTTGTCGCAAGAAGTACCTCTTGCGCTATTTCGGCGAGGAGATGCCGAGCGATAATTGCGGCAGTTGCGACACCTGCACCACCGAGCGCGAGCGCTTCGATGCTACGATCATCGCCCAGAAAATACTTTCAGCCGTGGTCCGGACCGACAACCGTTTCGGCAAGAAATACATCGCCGAAGTCCTGTTGGGCCGCAAGAACCAGAAGATACTGATGAACAAGCACGACGGGCTGTCGGTTTTCGGTATAGTGAATGATTATTCGGAGCACGAATTGGGCCAGCTGATCGCTCAGCTCCTGGCGCTCGGCTATCTGGCTAAGAGTGACGGCATGTACCCGGTTTTGTCCGTCACCAAGAAGGGCAGTAACCTCTTTGGCGGACAGGAGCAGCTGGTTTTAGCTAAGCCTGAAGCCGACCGGGTCACGCCTAAAGCGGGTAAGAAGGGCAATGTCGATTACGATGCTGAGCTGTTCGATGATCTGCGTGCTTTGCGCAAGGCCTTGGCCGAAGAGGCTAACGTGCCGCCCTTTGTCATCTTCGGCGACGCCTCGCTCCGCGAGATGGCCAGCTATTTTCCCCAAGACGAAGCGGGTTTTTCGCGGATCGTCGGTGTGGGCGCGCGCAAGCTCGAACAGTTCGCCGATGATTTCCTTAAGATCATTCGCCGTCATGTCCGCGACCGCGGTCTGAAGCCGGCGGAAAAGCCGGGCAAGGCCAAGAAAGAAGAGCCGGTCATCAAGACTATCCGCCAGCCGCAGTTCTATGCCAAGACCAGGGAGTTGGTCATCAAGAAGATACCGCTTGAGCGGATCGCCAAGAACCAGAATCTCGATCCAGGCACGGTGGTCAACCACATCGAGAAGATGATCGATGCCGGTGAGCATCTCGACTTGGAATATTTGAAATTGCCCCGCCATCGCTATATCGCTATGAAGCAGGGTTTCGCCGAGTGCGGCGATGAGCGCCTGAAACCGGTTTACGAGCATCTCAAAGGAGAATATTCCTATGACGAACTCAAATTAGCTCGGCTATTGATTAGATTGTAG